In Procambarus clarkii isolate CNS0578487 chromosome 74, FALCON_Pclarkii_2.0, whole genome shotgun sequence, one DNA window encodes the following:
- the LOC138356856 gene encoding uncharacterized protein, whose amino-acid sequence MDYVTQKCQEAADRFIPVQKEKNEMQQKNPWFNQECKPYQEENSSEGTSDETEKKGRTDTQRMTRRRLNLKKIQRYATRLVPELRGVSYEERLKEMEHTSLENRRPLDTFTKVDALVPPCATIVDALVPPCATIVDALVPPCATIVDALVPPCATIVDALVPPCATIVDALVPPCATIVDALVPPCATIVDALVPPCATIVDALVPPCATIVDALVPPCATIVDALVPPCATIVDAQVPPCATIVDAQVLPCATIVDALVPPCATILDALVPPCATIVDAQVPPCATIVDALVPPVRNYIDALVPPCATIVDAQVPPCATIVDAQVPPCATIVDALVPPCATIVDALVPPCATIVDAQVPPCATIVDALVPPCATIVDALVPPCATIVDAQVPPCATIVDALVPPCATIVDAQVPPCATIVDAQVPPCATIVDALVPPCATIVDALVPPCATIVDALVPPCATIVDALVPPCATIVDAQYII is encoded by the exons atggattatgtcactcagaagtgtcaggaagctgcagacaggtttattccGGTTCAAAAGGAGAAGAACGAaatgcaacagaagaatccatggttcaaccaggaatgtaag ccatatcaggaggaaaatagCAGTGAAGGAaccagtgatgaaactgagaaaaagggaagaacagatacacagagaatgacaaggag ACGATTAAACttaaagaagattcagcggtatgccaccagactcgtcccggaactgagaggagtgagctacgaggaaaggttaaaggAAATGGAACACacttccctggaaaacagaaga CCATTGGATACGTTTACTAAAGTAGATGCCCTGGTACCCCCGTGTGCAACTATAGTAGATGCTCTGGTACCCCCGTGTGCAACTATAGTAGATGCTCTGGTACCCCCGTGTGCAACTATAGTAGATGCTCTGGTACCCCCGTGTGCAACTATAGTAGATGCCCTGGTACCCCCGTGTGCAACTATAGTAGATGCTCTGGTACCCCCGTGTGCAACTATAGTAGATGCTCTGGTACCCCCGTGTGCAACTATAGTAGATGCTCTGGTACCCCCGTGTGCAACTATAGTAGATGCTCTGGTACCCCCGTGTGCAACTATAGTAGATGCTCTGGTACCCCCGTGTGCAACTATAGTAGATGCTCTGGTACCCCCGTGTGCAACTATAGTAGATGCTCAGGTACCCCCGTGTGCAACTATCGTAGATGCTCAGGTACTCCCGTGTGCAACTATAGTAGATGCCCTGGTACCCCCGTGTGCAACTATACTAGATGCTCTGGTACCCCCGTGTGCAACTATAGTAGATGCTCAGGTACCCCCGTGTGCAACTATAGTAGATGCCCTGGTACCCCCCGTGCGCAACTATA TAGATGCTCTGGTACCCCCGTGTGCAACTATAGTAGATGCTCAGGTACCCCCGTGTGCAACTATAGTAGATGCTCAGGTACCCCCGTGTGCAACTATAGTAGATGCCCTGGTACCCCCGTGTGCAACTATAGTAGATGCTCTGGTACCCCCGTGTGCAACTATAGTAGATGCTCAGGTACCCCCGTGTGCAACTATAGTAGATGCCCTGGTACCCCCGTGTGCAACTATAGTAGATGCCCTGGTACCCCCGTGTGCAACTATAGTAGATGCTCAGGTACCCCCGTGTGCAACTATAGTAGATGCCCTGGTACCCCCGTGTGCAACTATAGTAGATGCTCAGGTACCCCCGTGTGCAACTATAGTAGATGCTCAGGTACCCCCGTGTGCAACTATAGTAGATGCCCTGGTACCCCCGTGTGCAACTATAGTAGATGCTCTGGTACCCCCGTGTGCAACTATAGTAGATGCTCTGGTACCCCCGTGTGCAACTATAGTAGATGCTCTGGTACCCCCGTGTGCAACTATAGTAGATGCTCAG TATATCATTTAA
- the LOC138356855 gene encoding trophinin-like produces MLTTAIIGKYMLTTTIIGKYMLTTAIIGKYMLTTTIIGGYMLTTTIIGGYILTTTIIGGYILTTAIIGGYMLTTAIIGGYMLTTAIIGGYMLTTAIIGGYMLTTAIIGGYMLTTAIIGGYMLTTTIIGGYMLTTAIVGGYMLTTAIIGGYMLTTTIIGGYMLTTTIIGGYMLTTAIIGGYMLTTAIIGGYMLTTTINGGYMLTTTINGGYMLTTTINGGYMLTTTITMFSGN; encoded by the coding sequence ATGCTAACCACAGCAATCATTGGTAAATATATGCTGACCACAACAATCATTGGTAAATATATGCTAACCACAGCAATCATTGGTAAATATATGCTGACCACAACAATCATTGGTGGATATATGCTGACCACAACAATCATTGGTGGATATATACTGACCACAACAATCATTGGTGGATATATACTGACCACAGCAATCATTGGTGGATATATGCTGACCACAGCAATCATTGGTGGATATATGCTGACCACAGCAATCATTGGTGGATATATGCTGACCACAGCAATCATTGGTGGATATATGCTGACCACAGCAATCATTGGTGGATATATGCTGACCACAGCAATCATTGGTGGATATATGCTGACCACAACAATCATTGGTGGATATATGCTGACCACAGCAATCGTTGGTGGATATATGCTGACCACAGCAATCATTGGTGGATATATGCTGACCACAACAATCATTGGTGGATATATGCTGACCACAACAATCATTGGTGGATATATGCTGACCACAGCAATCATTGGTGGATATATGCTGACCACAGCAATCATTGGTGGATATATGCTGACCACAACAATCAATGGTGGATATATGCTGACCACAACAATCAATGGTGGATATATGCTGACCACAACAATCAATGGTGGATATATGCTGACCACAACAATCACTATGTTCTCTGGGAACTAA